CGACCCCGACGACCGATCCGCCGTCGCGCAGGTTGATCCTTTGCGCCGCCTGACCGATCGGCGTGGCGGGCGCGTAATAGAGCGTCGGCAGGCAGGCGAACGCATCGTCGCGCGCCTGCGCCCCATGCAGCGTGGTGCCGTGCATCAGAATATTGACCTGGCCCCCCAGGCGCGGATCGTCGGCACCGGCGACGCGCATCACGCCGAAGAAGCTGCGCTCCGACAGGTCCCAATCATAGCCGCGCGCAACATGGTGGGCTGACAGGGCGATCATGGCGAGGATGGCCGTGAACAACAGAGCCCGGTCGCGCACCAGGAAGGCACAGATGACGCCCGGCAGAAGGATGAGGGTCGTGATGGTCGACGCCTCGGCCGTGCCGATCGCTGCCCGCAGGCCCTCGTTGGCGCGCAGCACCTCGAAGAACACCGGCGGCGCAAGGCAGATAAACACCGCCCCCAGCACGAGCAGAGCGTCGCGCAACTCGATCCGCCGCGTGTTCCATGGCCGCGCCAGACCCACCAGGATCAGCACCAGCGGATATTCCCACACCATGTTGAACAGCACGGGCGCGATCAGGGCGTTGAAGGCCCCGCCTACGACACCGCCCAATGACATCAGCAGATAGAATTCGGTCAGCCGGTCGGGGGCCGGCCGTCGCTCGGCCAGCCGCTGATGACACATCAAGGCCGTAAAGAAGAACGCCACCAGATGCAGCGCGAAAATGGTCGCCCACTCTCCTGTTCGGAAGGCCGTCAGGCTCACGGTGACCGCCCCCACTGCCCCCTGAATGATCAGGGTCAGCCAGAGCGGGATCCAGGGCCTGGTCTGGAAGGCGATGACAAAGGTCAAAAGGTACAGCGCCAACGGCAGCACCCAGAGGAAAGGCGCCGAGGCCACATCCGTCGAAAGGTGGGCTGTCACCCCCAGCATCAGACTGGACGGCGCAGCGGCCAGCAGAACCAGGATCCCCTTCTCGCGCCAGGCGATGGGTGGGCTGACCACCAGGGCCGCCGGTTCGCTGGAGGTATCGGTGCGCCGACGCCAGACGACGAGGGCCAGCACCGCGATCATCATCATGAAGAGGGCATAGCCTCCACTCCATCCCATCCGCTGCTCGCCGAGGGAGGTCAGGGGCTCGATCAGCACCGGATAGGCCAGCAGAGCCAGGAAGCTGCCCAGATTGGAGGCCGCATAGAGGACATAGGGGTTCTTTCCATCCGCCTCATTGGCCCGCACACGCGCGAACCAGGCCTGCAACAGGGGCGCTGTGGCCGACAGTACGGCAAAGGGCGCACCGACCGACAGGGCCAAGGTCGCCAGCAGCCATGCGATAGGGGCCGAAGGGTCCGGATCGCCCAGAAGCCCGCTGATCTTCAGCGGGAGGAACAAGGCCGCCAGCAGCAGCAGCCCCAGATGCACCATCACCTGGGTCCTGATCGAGCCAATGCGCTGGAGCAGATGCGCATAGGCATAGCCGCCCAGAAGGGCCGCCTGGAAGAAAACCATGGCGGTGTTCCAGACCGACGGCGATCCGCCCAGCATGGGCAAGACCAGCTTGGTCACCATGGGCTGGACCACGAACACCAGCGCCGCCGAGGTGAAGATGGCCAGGGCAAACAGGAGCGGCGTCAGACGGTCTCCGCTCCGGCCTGGCGAGGCGACATCGAGGGTGACTTCGGTCATGGCACGGCGTCCGTAACGTGTTGCGGTCGACAGGCCCGCGCAGGAGGGTCAGGTTAGACCGACTCGCCATAACGGATAGCCTACGATGTTCCCCGACGACATCCTCGACGCAGCCCGCGCCGTGATTGCGGCCGCCCAGGCGCGGGGTCTGACGATCGCTACGGCTGAAAGCTGCACAGGCGGTCTGGTGGCCGCCGCCCTGACCGCCGTGCGCGGCAGTTCGGCCGTGGTGGATCGCGGCTTCGTCACCTATTCCAACGCCGCCAAGGCCCAGGCTCTGGGCGTGGCTGAAGACATCATCAATCAGCATGGGGCGGTGTCGGAACCTGTCGCACGCGCCATGGCAGCGGGGGCTCAGCGCCACTCCGATGCACAGGTGACCGTGGCCATCACCGGCATCGCCGGCCCTGGCGGCGGCTCGGCGGAGAAGCCGGTGGGATTGGTCCATTTCGCCGCCAGCGGCCCGGCGGGTCAGGTCCACGAGATGAAACGCTTCGGCGATATCGGGCGCGACGCGATCCGGATCGAAAGCGTTCGCGTCGCCGTGTCCCTGTTGCAGGACCGCCTGGCAGATGCCTGAGGGGGAGCTGATCACTGTGGATGCGCGCGGGCACCGCTGCCCGGTCCCCAGCCTGCGGCTGGCACGGGCCATGGACCAGGCTGCGCCCGGCAGCCGCCTTGTGCTGCTGGCGACCGATCCGATGGCCAGAATCGACGTGCCCTTCCTGATGGCCGAACGCGGCGGCAGGATGATCTCGATCACCGAGGCCGAAGGCGTGTTGAGCCTTATGGTCGCGATGCCCGGCGAGACGACAGGCTGACGACCTTTTCAACGGCGGTACCGTCCTGGCCATCGAGTATCGGTGCCCCGCGTGCCCGCGCGGCGATCTCCATCTCCGTCGCGAATGCCCCGCCGTAGAAGATGGCGTTCACGTTCCACGACAGCCAGATCAGAAGCACGACCACCGCGCCGACCGAACCATAGGTCGCCCCCAGCGGCGCGATCTGCTCGACATAGATGGCGCACAGCCACGATGAGATCATCGACAGCAGCGTCGCCACCAGCCCGCCCGCGATGGCGGGGGCCCAGGCGACCCGCGTCCTGTGCGACATGGCATAGCGATAGAGCGCGGTCAGCCCCAGGGCCAGGCCCAGCGCCGGCAGCAGGCCGTCGAACGGCAGGCCGCCGCCCCCCTGCCCTGCCGTCTCGCCAGCATGATCCAGCAGCCGGGCCGTCACGACCGCGCCGGACACGACGGTAAACAGGCCGAAGGCGAACAGGGCCACGAAAAAGGCCAGCAGATTGAACTTGAAGAAGCCGTGCGGCTCGGTCTCGTCGTGGATCAGGTTCAGCCCCGCCAGCAGGGCCTTGAACCCGCGATGGGCGGCATAGGCACCGACAACCAGCGCGAAGGCACTCTGGGCCGACACCGTTCGAGCCGAGGCATTCGCAAGGCGCTCGATCTCGGCCAGGAAGATGGCGCGTGCGGCATAGGGCATGACATCCGCCAGCGCAGCCGCCTGTTCGCTGACCTGGGTGATGGACAGCACGGCCTTGTAGAAGCCGATCAAGATGGCGATTGCCGGAAACACGGCCAGCAGGGCGAAGAAGGACACCCCGCCCGTGTACAGCATGACGTCGCGACCCCAGCTGCGGGCAAAGGCCCGGCCGCTCAGCCGGACCCAATAGTTCAGACCCAGGCCTCCTGGGCTGCCCGTCGTCGCCTTGCTCAAACGCCTAACCCCAGCAGTCGTCCTCAGCCGGGAACCTAGCGGATTCCGACGCAGACGGAAGATGCTTCACCTTTGCCATCGGAATTCGCCAGTTGGGACCGCTGCCGCCGTTGCTAGGGCGGGGTCTGGGTCGCTATGGTCCCGCCGCTTTTGCAAGGGGAGCTATCGGCCTTGGCCATCCATCCACGCGTCCTGGTCGTCGCGCCCGACGACGACCGGCTGGGCCCCCTTTGCCAGGGTCTGGACGCCCTGGGGTGGACGACGATCACGGCACGCTCAGAGCACGCCGCCCTGGCGGCTTTGGCTGACCTCCCGCTGGAAGCGGCTGTCCTTGATGGCCGTTGTCCGCCGGGGTTGGCCGCAGCACTGCAGATTGCCGCTCGGCCCCGCCGCCTGCCCGTTCTGGCCATCGACGACACGGGTGATCTGCATCACGACGCCGCTGTCGATCTGTCCATGTCGTCCCCACCCCATCCGGCCCAGGCGGCTTTGCGGTTGGAACACCTGATCCGCGCGGCCATCGCCGAAGAGGAGATGACGCTGAGGGAGGCGACCTTTGCAGCGCGCGGCACCTCCTTGGTTCAGCCGGATGCAGAACAGACTCCGCTCCGGGTCCTGGCCGCCGGGCGGCCGGATCAACGGTTCCTGGCGCTTCACAACGCCCTGATTGCCGACGGTTGCGAAGTCGTCGCGGCTCCGACGCCCTATACCGCCTTCGACTATCTGCATGAGCGTTCATTCGATGCCGCCGTGCTGTGGGGCGGCGAAGACCATGCCCCGGCCCAGTCGATTGCCTCAGGCATGAAGCGGAACACACGGCTGTTCCACATTCCATTGGTTCTCTATCTGAGTGGCCGGGCCGAGATCGATCTGGGTCAGCTTTATGGGCGAGGCTTTGCCGACGTCGCCGCCGCCGATACGCCGGAAGACGAGACCGCGCGCCGGATCGTGGCCCTGGCGCGCACCTATCGGCGGCACCAGGTCATCCGCCGCACGCTGGAGGGGGCCCGCAGCTCGGGACTGACCGACGCGGCCACCGGCCTGTTCACCCCTTCCCTGTTTGCAGCCCATCTCGCCAGGATTTCAGAGGCCGCCATCGATCGGCGCCGCCCCCTGTCGGTCTGCGTCTTGCGGGTGGCCGATTCAGGCGACATGGCCCAGATGAAGGCCGAGGGGTGGCTGGGTCGTGCCTTGCCTCAGATCGGTGCCATGGTCTCGCGCCTGATCCGCACGGAAGATACGGCCGCACGCCTGTCGTCCGACGTGTTTGCCCTGGCCCTTCCCGCGACAGATGCCGCCGCCGCCAGGACGGCCGCCGAGCGGATCGCGGCGGTCATCGGCTGCACCGCCTTCGACGCCGGCCCCGGCCGCTCGCCGTTCGTGGTCGGTTTCGACATCGGCACAGCCGAGATGGGTCCCGGCGAAAGCCCCGCCGCCCTGCTGGAGCGTGCCTCGACCGCCTTGGTCCAGACCGCCGCCTGACGCGTCAACACCGCAGCGATCGCCCGCGGCCCATGTGGCTTTAGGCCACCGCCACCCGAGCCAGATCGCCGGTGATGCGCTCCGCCACTTTCAGACGGTCGTCTGACGTGGGCCAGTCGCCCTTGACCACGATCTTCTGGTCGGGCCGGATCTTCCAGCTGATGTGGTTCTTCTGGATCAGACCGACCAGGCCGGCCGGATTGGGGAAGCGGTTATCCCGCAGGGTCAGGACCGCCCCCTTGGGCCCGATGTCGATGCGCTCGATGCAGGCGATCTTGCAGTTCGCCTTGATGCCCACGATGCGCAGCAACTGCTTGGCCTCGTCCGGAAGCGGGCCAAACCGGTCGATCAATTCGGCAGCCAGAGCTTCGCGCGTCTCGGTGTTCTCGGCATCGGACAGACGGCGATACAGGCTAAGACGGACGTTCAGATCGGGGACGTAATCCTCTGGAATCAATACGGCCGCGCCGACATTGATGGCGGGCGACCACCCACGGTCGACCAAGCCCTCGGCCCCCGCTTCGCGCAGCGAAGCCACCGCATCTTCCAGCATCTGCTGATACAGTTCGACGCCGACTTCGCGGATATGGCCCGACTGTTCGTCGCCCAGCAGATTGCCGCCACCGCGTTGGTCCAGGTCGTGGCTGGCCAGCTGGAACCCTGCCCCCAGATTGTCCAGCGACTGCAGGACCTGCAGCCGCCGTTCCGCCGAAAGCGTCATCGGCTTGTCGGGCGGCGTCGTCAGGTAGGCGAAGGCTCGCGCCTTGGACCGCCCGATCCGTCCGCGAATCTGGTGCAGCTGCGCCAGGCCGAACATGTCGGCCTTGTGCACGATCAGGGTATTGGCCGTGGGGATGTCGAGGCCGCTCTCAACGATCGTCGTTGACAGCAGCACGTCATAGGAGCCGTCGTAGAAGGCGCTCATCACGTCTTCCAGCTGGGTCGGGCTCATCTGGCCATGCCCGACGACGAACTTGACCTCTGGCACCTGCTCGCGAAGGAACTGCTCGATGTCCGGCAGGTCCGACAGGC
The genomic region above belongs to Brevundimonas vitisensis and contains:
- a CDS encoding fused MFS/spermidine synthase, which produces MTEVTLDVASPGRSGDRLTPLLFALAIFTSAALVFVVQPMVTKLVLPMLGGSPSVWNTAMVFFQAALLGGYAYAHLLQRIGSIRTQVMVHLGLLLLAALFLPLKISGLLGDPDPSAPIAWLLATLALSVGAPFAVLSATAPLLQAWFARVRANEADGKNPYVLYAASNLGSFLALLAYPVLIEPLTSLGEQRMGWSGGYALFMMMIAVLALVVWRRRTDTSSEPAALVVSPPIAWREKGILVLLAAAPSSLMLGVTAHLSTDVASAPFLWVLPLALYLLTFVIAFQTRPWIPLWLTLIIQGAVGAVTVSLTAFRTGEWATIFALHLVAFFFTALMCHQRLAERRPAPDRLTEFYLLMSLGGVVGGAFNALIAPVLFNMVWEYPLVLILVGLARPWNTRRIELRDALLVLGAVFICLAPPVFFEVLRANEGLRAAIGTAEASTITTLILLPGVICAFLVRDRALLFTAILAMIALSAHHVARGYDWDLSERSFFGVMRVAGADDPRLGGQVNILMHGTTLHGAQARDDAFACLPTLYYAPATPIGQAAQRINLRDGGSVVGVVGQGSGAMAAYKRFDDQLTFFEIDPMVDRLSRDPAWFTYISGCADGPVRTVLGDARLTLAREAPGSYDLLVIDAFSSDAVPTHLLTIEAIEGYLKLLKPDGVVVLHLSNRNLDITLPAAAAAQALGKPHLHQIYFEDDTLPDMAEASTEALIIANSEAGMAEFRADRRWRQLKETDVRPWTDDYVNLFGSLWRNIAGRG
- a CDS encoding CinA family protein, whose amino-acid sequence is MFPDDILDAARAVIAAAQARGLTIATAESCTGGLVAAALTAVRGSSAVVDRGFVTYSNAAKAQALGVAEDIINQHGAVSEPVARAMAAGAQRHSDAQVTVAITGIAGPGGGSAEKPVGLVHFAASGPAGQVHEMKRFGDIGRDAIRIESVRVAVSLLQDRLADA
- a CDS encoding sulfurtransferase TusA family protein, whose translation is MPEGELITVDARGHRCPVPSLRLARAMDQAAPGSRLVLLATDPMARIDVPFLMAERGGRMISITEAEGVLSLMVAMPGETTG
- a CDS encoding YihY/virulence factor BrkB family protein encodes the protein MLYTGGVSFFALLAVFPAIAILIGFYKAVLSITQVSEQAAALADVMPYAARAIFLAEIERLANASARTVSAQSAFALVVGAYAAHRGFKALLAGLNLIHDETEPHGFFKFNLLAFFVALFAFGLFTVVSGAVVTARLLDHAGETAGQGGGGLPFDGLLPALGLALGLTALYRYAMSHRTRVAWAPAIAGGLVATLLSMISSWLCAIYVEQIAPLGATYGSVGAVVVLLIWLSWNVNAIFYGGAFATEMEIAARARGAPILDGQDGTAVEKVVSLSSRRASRP
- a CDS encoding diguanylate cyclase domain-containing protein produces the protein MAIHPRVLVVAPDDDRLGPLCQGLDALGWTTITARSEHAALAALADLPLEAAVLDGRCPPGLAAALQIAARPRRLPVLAIDDTGDLHHDAAVDLSMSSPPHPAQAALRLEHLIRAAIAEEEMTLREATFAARGTSLVQPDAEQTPLRVLAAGRPDQRFLALHNALIADGCEVVAAPTPYTAFDYLHERSFDAAVLWGGEDHAPAQSIASGMKRNTRLFHIPLVLYLSGRAEIDLGQLYGRGFADVAAADTPEDETARRIVALARTYRRHQVIRRTLEGARSSGLTDAATGLFTPSLFAAHLARISEAAIDRRRPLSVCVLRVADSGDMAQMKAEGWLGRALPQIGAMVSRLIRTEDTAARLSSDVFALALPATDAAAARTAAERIAAVIGCTAFDAGPGRSPFVVGFDIGTAEMGPGESPAALLERASTALVQTAA